From one Pseudopipra pipra isolate bDixPip1 chromosome 2, bDixPip1.hap1, whole genome shotgun sequence genomic stretch:
- the ARRB1 gene encoding beta-arrestin-1 isoform X2, whose amino-acid sequence MGDKGTRVFKKASPNGKLTVYLGKRDFVDHIDVVDPVDGVVLVDPEYLKERKVFVTLTCAFRYGREDLDVLGLTFRKDLFVANSQAFPPVPEEKKPLTRLQERLIKKLGEHAYPFTFEIPPNLPCSVTLQPGPEDTGKACGVDYEVKAFCAENLEEKIHKRNSVRLVIRKVQYAPERPGPQPMAETTRQFLMSDKPLHLEASLDKEIYYHGEPISVNVHVTNNTNKTVKKIKISVRQYADICLFNTAQYKCPVAVEDADDMVAPSSTFCKVYTLTPFLANNREKRGLALDGKLKHEDTNLASSTLLRDGANKEILGIIVSYKVKVKLVVSRGGDVAVELPFTLMHPKPREEPAHRDIPENEAPIDTNLIELDTNDDDIVFEDFARQRLKGMKDDKEDEEERTNSPQLNDR is encoded by the exons ATGGGAGACAAAGGCACCCG GGTGTTTAAGAAAGCCAGTCCCAACGGGAAG CTCACTGTCTACCTGGGGAAGAGGGATTTTGTGGATCACATCGACGTGGTGGACCCCGTGG ATGGAGTGGTGCTCGTGGATCCCGAATAcctgaaggagagaaaag TGTTCGTGACGCTGACCTGCGCGTTCCGCTATGGCCGCGAGGACCTGGACGTGCTGGGGCTGACCTTCCGCAAGGACCTGTTCGTGGCCAACTCCCAGGCCTTCCCGCCCGTGCCCGAGGAGAAGAAGCCCCTGACGCGGCTGCAGGAGCGGCTCATCAAGAAGCTGGGCGAGCACGCCTACCCCTTCACCTTCGAG ATCCCCCCCAACCTGCCTTGCTCCGTCACTCTGCAGCCGGGCCCGGAGGACACGGGGAAG GCCTGTGGGGTGGACTACGAGGTCAAAGCGTTCTGTGCTGAGAACCTGGAAGAGAAGATCCACAAGAG GAACTCGGTGCGCCTGGTGATCCGGAAGGTCCAGTATGCGCCGGAGCGGCCCGgcccccagcccatggcagagaCCACCCGGCAGTTCCTCATGTCAGACAAACCGCTGCACCTCGAGGCCTCCCTGGATAAGGAG aTCTACTACCACGGAGAGCCCATCAGCGTCAACGTCCACGTCACCAACAACACCAACAAGACCGTGAAGAAGATCAAGATCTCAG TGCGCCAGTACGCCGACATCTGCCTCTTCAACACTGCCCAGTACAAGTGCCCGGTGGCTGTGGAGGATGCTGA CGATATGGTGGCCCCGAGCTCGACCTTCTGCAAAGTCTACACCCTGACCCCCTTCCTCGCCAACAACCGGGAGAAGCGGGGGCTGGCGCTGGATGGGAAGCTCAAGCACGAGGACACCAACCTGGCCTCCAGCACGCT GTTAAGAGATGGAGCCAACAAGGAGATCCTGGGCATCATCGTCTCCTACAAGGTGAAGGTGAAGCTGGTGGTGTCACGAGGAGG CGACGTGGCGGTGGAGCTGCCCTTCACGCTGATGCATCCCAAACCCCGGGAGGAGCCGGCACACCGGGACA TTCCAGAGAACGAAGCACCCATAGATACAAATCTGATAGAGCTCGATACAAA tgACGACGACATCGTGTTCGAGGACTTCGCCCGCCAGCGACTCAAAGGCATGAAGGACGACaaggaggacgaggaggagcGGACAAACTCCCCGCAGCTCAACGACAGATAA
- the ARRB1 gene encoding beta-arrestin-1 isoform X1 produces the protein MGDKGTRVFKKASPNGKLTVYLGKRDFVDHIDVVDPVDGVVLVDPEYLKERKVFVTLTCAFRYGREDLDVLGLTFRKDLFVANSQAFPPVPEEKKPLTRLQERLIKKLGEHAYPFTFEIPPNLPCSVTLQPGPEDTGKACGVDYEVKAFCAENLEEKIHKRNSVRLVIRKVQYAPERPGPQPMAETTRQFLMSDKPLHLEASLDKEIYYHGEPISVNVHVTNNTNKTVKKIKISVRQYADICLFNTAQYKCPVAVEDADDMVAPSSTFCKVYTLTPFLANNREKRGLALDGKLKHEDTNLASSTLLRDGANKEILGIIVSYKVKVKLVVSRGGLLGDLASSDVAVELPFTLMHPKPREEPAHRDIPENEAPIDTNLIELDTNDDDIVFEDFARQRLKGMKDDKEDEEERTNSPQLNDR, from the exons ATGGGAGACAAAGGCACCCG GGTGTTTAAGAAAGCCAGTCCCAACGGGAAG CTCACTGTCTACCTGGGGAAGAGGGATTTTGTGGATCACATCGACGTGGTGGACCCCGTGG ATGGAGTGGTGCTCGTGGATCCCGAATAcctgaaggagagaaaag TGTTCGTGACGCTGACCTGCGCGTTCCGCTATGGCCGCGAGGACCTGGACGTGCTGGGGCTGACCTTCCGCAAGGACCTGTTCGTGGCCAACTCCCAGGCCTTCCCGCCCGTGCCCGAGGAGAAGAAGCCCCTGACGCGGCTGCAGGAGCGGCTCATCAAGAAGCTGGGCGAGCACGCCTACCCCTTCACCTTCGAG ATCCCCCCCAACCTGCCTTGCTCCGTCACTCTGCAGCCGGGCCCGGAGGACACGGGGAAG GCCTGTGGGGTGGACTACGAGGTCAAAGCGTTCTGTGCTGAGAACCTGGAAGAGAAGATCCACAAGAG GAACTCGGTGCGCCTGGTGATCCGGAAGGTCCAGTATGCGCCGGAGCGGCCCGgcccccagcccatggcagagaCCACCCGGCAGTTCCTCATGTCAGACAAACCGCTGCACCTCGAGGCCTCCCTGGATAAGGAG aTCTACTACCACGGAGAGCCCATCAGCGTCAACGTCCACGTCACCAACAACACCAACAAGACCGTGAAGAAGATCAAGATCTCAG TGCGCCAGTACGCCGACATCTGCCTCTTCAACACTGCCCAGTACAAGTGCCCGGTGGCTGTGGAGGATGCTGA CGATATGGTGGCCCCGAGCTCGACCTTCTGCAAAGTCTACACCCTGACCCCCTTCCTCGCCAACAACCGGGAGAAGCGGGGGCTGGCGCTGGATGGGAAGCTCAAGCACGAGGACACCAACCTGGCCTCCAGCACGCT GTTAAGAGATGGAGCCAACAAGGAGATCCTGGGCATCATCGTCTCCTACAAGGTGAAGGTGAAGCTGGTGGTGTCACGAGGAGG CCTGCTGGGAGACCTCGCCTCCAG CGACGTGGCGGTGGAGCTGCCCTTCACGCTGATGCATCCCAAACCCCGGGAGGAGCCGGCACACCGGGACA TTCCAGAGAACGAAGCACCCATAGATACAAATCTGATAGAGCTCGATACAAA tgACGACGACATCGTGTTCGAGGACTTCGCCCGCCAGCGACTCAAAGGCATGAAGGACGACaaggaggacgaggaggagcGGACAAACTCCCCGCAGCTCAACGACAGATAA
- the WDR73 gene encoding WD repeat-containing protein 73, with product MEAADEWLLQSLRLYRDLHTFELQAPTRVIEWARGSRVCVAGYGQSGGNEILQLIPPPALQAKEAQGVCPERDFKVECGGFSKRPVYSLKHVPDTSLLVTSGPPDSSLQVWQVSAEDSDVIKSVSTIATENATGQPWAKIATISARAPWVLHGSTLDSVQITELELRKNVYTAGSPCREELAGLAFLDGSTALLCCVRGRLCVADVRQPRGALTTLPAPAAPAGDRWCLGTPCAAQGSGTGAQPVARLSSRGLLTLTDLRKASEPLASATARVPSPGSGAEFLCVSWAPALQGCLAVSGFDGTVHVYDTQSWDGSGREAEPIFVHQGHVLGGSGDPALVTVHTWHPQKPRTVLSAASDGSLHVWDWVQP from the exons ATGGAGGCAGCGGACGAGTGGCTGCTGCAGTCGCTGCGCCT GTACCGCGACCTGCACACCTTCGAGCTCCAGGCGCCCACCCGCGTCATCGAATGGGCCCGCGGGAGCC GTGTCTGTGTGGCCGGGTACGGACAGTCCGGTGGGAACGAGATCCTGCAGCTGATCCCACCGCCGGCGCTGCAGGCGAAGGAGGCGCAG GGCGTGTGTCCAGAGAGAGACTTCAAGGTGGAGTGTGGTGGATTTTCAAAGCGCCCAGTGTACAGCCTGAAACATGTGCCAGACACCAG CTTGCTGGTGACAAGTGGCCCCCCCGACAGCTCCCTCCAGGTCTGGCAGGTGTCAGCAGAGGACTCTG ATGTTATTAAATCTGTGAGCACCATAGCCACAGAGAATGCCACGGGGCAGCCCTGGGCGAAAATTGCCACCATTTCAGCCAGAGCCCCCTGGGTCCTTCATGGCTCAACGCTGGACAGCGTCCAAatcacagagctggagctgaggaAAAATGTCTACACAGCAG GCTCTCCGTGCCGTGAGGAGCTGGCGGGGCTGGCGTTCCTGGACGGCAGCACGGcgctgctgtgctgtgtgcgGGGCCGGCTCTGCGTGGCCGACGTGCGGCAGCCGCGGGGAGCCCTGACGACCCtgcccgcgcccgccgcgcccgccgggGACCGCTGGTGCCTGGGCACCCCCTGTGCCGCCCAGGGCTCGGGGACGGGCGCCCAGCCCGTGGCTCGCCTCTCCAGCAGGGGCCTCCTCACCCTGACGGACCTCAGGAAAGCCTCCGAGCCCTTGGCCTCGGCCACGGCCAGAGTCCCCTCTCCCGGCTCGGGTGCCGAGTTCCTGTGCGTGTCCTGGGCTCCCGCTCTGCAAGGCTGCCTCGCCGTTTCAG GTTTTGATGGGACTGTGCACGTGTACGACACGCAGAGCTGGGACGGCTCTGGCAGGGAAGCAGAGCCCATCTTTGTTCACCAAGGCCACGTGCTGGGCGGCAGTGGGGACCCTGCCCTGGTCACTGTGCACACGTGGCACCCGCAGAAGCCCCGcactgtgctgtctgcagccagcGACGGTTCCCTGCACGTCTGGGACTGGGTTCAGCCCTGA